In Leptolyngbya sp. 'hensonii', the following proteins share a genomic window:
- a CDS encoding radical SAM protein — MPTRPYLFYGLTNSVCSRCLTKVEAKIIFRDEKVYLVKHCTSHGREEVLIADDVAYYKQCQAFIKPGDMPLKFNTPIQYGCPYDCGLCPDHEQHSCLTLVEVTDRCNLSCPICYADSGVAELSETTHQPRRHRSLAQIEQMLDAVVANEGEPDVVQLSGGEPTLHPEFFQILDRAKARPIKHLMINTNGLRLAHDRDFCDRLSQYMPGIEVYLQFDSFQEQALRELRGADLRAVREQAIAHLNEFKISTTLVVTLKKGLNDQEIGSMIDYALKQRCVRGITLQPIQAAGRLEGFEPGRDRYTLTEVRRAILEQSPYFQPKDILPVPCHPDCLAMAYALKLKGQVIPLTGLLDPTAFLSVMPNSVVYEQDEALKQQIFKLFSTNHSPASSATTLKQLLCCLPLVSVPAGLTYENVFRILIMQFLDPFNFDVRSVKRSCIHIAHPDGRIIPFDTYNMFYREGSAGSALITHRQKS, encoded by the coding sequence ATGCCGACACGTCCCTATCTTTTTTATGGTCTGACCAATAGCGTCTGTTCCCGCTGCCTGACCAAGGTGGAGGCGAAAATCATCTTCCGGGACGAGAAAGTGTATTTGGTGAAGCACTGTACCAGCCATGGGCGGGAAGAGGTGCTGATCGCCGATGATGTGGCTTATTACAAGCAATGTCAGGCGTTTATCAAGCCAGGGGATATGCCCCTGAAGTTTAATACACCGATTCAATATGGCTGTCCCTACGATTGTGGGCTTTGCCCAGACCATGAGCAGCATAGTTGCCTGACCCTGGTGGAAGTGACCGATCGCTGCAATCTCTCCTGTCCCATTTGCTACGCCGATTCAGGGGTGGCGGAACTGTCGGAGACGACACACCAACCCCGCCGTCATCGTAGTCTGGCCCAGATTGAGCAGATGCTGGATGCGGTGGTGGCCAATGAAGGGGAACCGGACGTGGTCCAGCTCAGTGGTGGGGAACCTACCCTGCATCCGGAGTTTTTCCAGATTCTGGATCGGGCCAAGGCCAGACCGATCAAGCACTTGATGATCAACACCAATGGGCTGCGGCTGGCCCACGATCGGGACTTTTGTGACCGCTTGAGCCAGTACATGCCGGGGATTGAGGTCTATCTGCAGTTCGACAGTTTTCAGGAACAGGCTCTGCGGGAGTTGCGGGGCGCGGATCTGCGCGCTGTGCGGGAACAGGCGATCGCCCATTTGAATGAGTTCAAGATTTCCACCACCCTGGTCGTCACCCTGAAGAAGGGGTTGAATGACCAGGAGATTGGCTCCATGATTGACTATGCCCTGAAACAACGCTGCGTGCGGGGGATCACCTTGCAACCGATCCAGGCCGCAGGCCGATTGGAGGGCTTTGAACCAGGGCGCGATCGCTACACCCTGACCGAAGTCCGCCGAGCGATTCTGGAGCAAAGCCCCTATTTCCAACCCAAGGATATTTTGCCAGTCCCCTGTCATCCAGATTGTCTGGCCATGGCCTATGCCCTGAAGCTGAAGGGGCAGGTGATACCCCTGACCGGCTTACTGGACCCCACGGCGTTTCTGAGCGTGATGCCCAATTCGGTGGTCTACGAACAGGATGAAGCCCTCAAACAGCAGATTTTTAAGCTCTTTTCGACCAACCATTCCCCTGCTTCATCCGCCACCACCTTGAAGCAGTTGCTGTGCTGTTTGCCCCTGGTATCAGTCCCAGCCGGACTGACCTATGAGAATGTTTTTCGCATCCTGATCATGCAATTTCTGGACCCTTTTAATTTTGATGTGCGTTCCGTCAAACGATCGTGCATCCACATTGCCCATCCAGATGGCCGCATCATTCCCTTCGACACTTACAACATGTTCTATCGGGAAGGAAGTGCGGGGTCTGCTCTGATTACCCATCGGCAAAAATCATGA
- a CDS encoding prolipoprotein diacylglyceryl transferase family protein has protein sequence MDFPVYLPLGPWKVHPHLLFEILAYSTALHLALAQFRRDSIAPNHRSSVIVGGLVGGLIGAKVLVVLQHLDLLWQDWPQLVLVFLYGKTVVGALLGALIGVELTKRWIGVQQSTGDAFVYPLLAGMVIGRIGCFLTGLDDRTHGMATHLPWGMDFGDGVLRHPTQLYEIGFLLLLLIFLRTRDRQALRSGDLFKLYLSAYLGFRFLIDFIKPDFHPFFGLSAIQVACLAGILYYFRDFPRLWGWQRHDGTTRLDLR, from the coding sequence ATGGACTTCCCAGTTTATCTTCCCCTTGGCCCATGGAAGGTTCATCCCCACCTACTGTTTGAGATCTTGGCTTACAGCACCGCCTTGCACCTCGCCTTGGCCCAATTTCGCCGAGACTCGATCGCCCCCAATCACCGCAGTTCTGTCATCGTGGGGGGCCTGGTGGGGGGCCTGATTGGGGCCAAGGTTTTGGTGGTGCTCCAACATCTGGACTTACTCTGGCAGGATTGGCCCCAACTGGTGCTGGTGTTTCTGTACGGGAAAACAGTGGTCGGAGCGTTATTAGGTGCTCTGATTGGGGTCGAACTGACCAAGAGGTGGATTGGAGTGCAACAATCCACAGGTGACGCCTTTGTCTATCCGTTGCTGGCAGGCATGGTGATTGGACGCATCGGGTGTTTTTTGACAGGGCTGGACGATCGCACCCATGGGATGGCCACCCATCTGCCCTGGGGCATGGATTTTGGGGATGGGGTTCTGCGCCATCCGACCCAACTTTATGAGATTGGCTTCCTCCTGCTGTTGCTGATCTTTCTGCGCACGCGCGATCGACAGGCGTTGCGATCGGGGGATCTATTCAAGCTATATCTGAGTGCCTACCTGGGTTTTCGCTTCCTAATCGATTTTATTAAACCCGATTTTCATCCTTTTTTCGGCCTCAGTGCCATTCAAGTGGCCTGTTTAGCAGGCATTCTGTATTATTTCCGTGATTTTCCCCGTCTGTGGGGCTGGCAACGGCATGACGGAACCACCCGTTTGGATCTGCGATAA
- a CDS encoding Calvin cycle protein CP12, with the protein MSNIEQKIEQERDQARAVCEVSGENSGECAAAWDAVEELQAEASHQREVKQKNSLEQYCDANPEAVECRVYDN; encoded by the coding sequence ATGAGCAATATCGAACAAAAAATTGAACAAGAGCGCGACCAGGCTCGCGCTGTCTGTGAAGTCAGCGGAGAAAATTCTGGCGAATGTGCCGCCGCCTGGGATGCGGTCGAAGAACTCCAAGCAGAAGCATCTCATCAGCGGGAAGTCAAGCAGAAGAATTCTCTGGAACAGTACTGTGATGCTAATCCCGAGGCTGTTGAGTGCCGGGTGTATGACAACTAA